A region of Lepus europaeus isolate LE1 chromosome 2, mLepTim1.pri, whole genome shotgun sequence DNA encodes the following proteins:
- the ZBTB20 gene encoding zinc finger and BTB domain-containing protein 20 isoform X2, translating into MTERIHSINLHNFSNSVLETLNEQRNRGHFCDVTVRIHGSMLRAHRCVLAAGSPFFQDKLLLGYSDIEIPSVVSVQSVQKLIDFMYSGVLRVSQSEALQILTAASILQIKTVIDECTRIVSQNVGDVFPGIQDSGQDTPRGTPESGTSGQSSDTESGYLQSHPQHSVDRIYSALYACSMQNGSGERSFYSGAVVSHHETALGLPRDHHMEDPSWITRIHERSQQMERYLSTTPETTHCRKQPRPVRIQTLVGNIHIKQEMEDDYDYYGQPRVQILERNESEECTEDTDQAEGTESEPKGESFDSGVSSSIGTEPDSVEQQFGPGVTRDGQAEPAQPEQATEAPAEGGPQQNQLETGASSPERSNEVEMDNTVITVSNSSDKSVLQQPAVNTSIGQPLPSTQLYLRQTETLTSNLRMPLTLTSNTQVIGTAGNTYLPALFTTQPAGSGPKPFLFSLPQPLAGQQTQFVTVSQPGLSTFTAQLPAPQPLASSAGHSTASGQGEKKPYECTLCNKTFTAKQNYVKHMFVHTGEKPHQCSICWRSFSLKDYLIKHMVTHTGVRAYQCSICNKRFTQKSSLNVHMRLHRGEKSYECYICKKKFSHKTLLERHVALHSASNGTPPAGTPPGARAGPPGVVACTEGTTYVCSVCPAKFDQIEQFNDHMRMHVSDG; encoded by the exons ATGACCGAGCGCATTCACAGCATCAACCTTCACAACTTCAGCAATTCCGTGCTCGAGACCCTCAACGAGCAGCGCAACCGTGGCCACTTCTGTGACGTGACGGTGCGCATCCACGGGAGCATGCTGCGCGCGCACCGCTGCGTGCTGGCGGCCGGCAGCCCCTTTTTCCAGGACAAGCTGCTGCTGGGCTACAGCGACATTGAGATCCCGTCGGTGGTGTCTGTACAGTCGGTGCAAAAGCTCATTGACTTCATGTACAGCGGCGTGCTGCGCGTCTCGCAGTCGGAAGCTCTGCAGATCCTCACGGCCGCCAGCATCCTGCAGATCAAAACCGTCATCGATGAGTGCACGCGCATCGTGTCGCAGAACGTGGGCGATGTGTTCCCGGGGATCCAGGACTCGGGCCAGGACACGCCTCGGGGCACGCCCGAGTCGGGCACTTCGGGCCAGAGCAGCGACACGGAGTCGGGCTACCTGCAGAGCCACCCGCAGCACAGTGTGGACAGGATCTACTCGGCGCTCTATGCCTGCTCCATGCAGAACGGCAGCGGCGAGCGCTCCTTCTACAGCGGTGCCGTGGTCAGCCACCATGAGACTGCGCTTGGCCTGCCCCGAgaccaccacatggaagaccccagCTGGATCACCCGCATTCATGAGCGCTCGCAGCAGATGGAGCGCTACCTGTCCACCACCCCCGAGACCACGCACTGCCGCAAGCAGCCCCGGCCTGTGCGCATCCAGACCCTGGTGGGCAACATCCACATCAAGCAGGAGATGGAGGACGACTATGACTACTACGGGCAGCCAAGGGTGCAGATCCTGGAGCGCAACGAATCCGAAGAGTGCACAGAAGACACCGACCAGGCCGAGGGCACTGAAAGCGAGCCCAAAGGCGAAAGCTTCGACTCGGGCGTCAGCTCCTCCATTGGCACCGAACCCGACTCCGTAGAGCAGCAGTTTGGGCCCGGAGTCACACGGGATGGCCAGGCCGAGCCGGCCCAACCCGAGCAGGCCACCGAAGCCCCGGCCGAGGGCGGCCCACAGCAGAACCAGCTAGAAACTGGGGCCTCTTCTCCGGAGAGAAGCAACGAGGTGGAGATGGACAACACAGTCATCACAGTCAGCAACAGCTCAGACAAGAGCGTCCTGCAACAGCCTGCGGTCAACACATCCATTGGGCAGCCATTGCCAAGCACCCAGCTCTACTTACGCCAGACAGAAACCCTCACCAGCAACCTGAGGATGCCTCTGACCTTGACCAGCAACACACAGGTCATTGGCACAGCTGGCAACACCTACCTGCCGGCCCTCTTCACGACCCAGCCTGCGGGCAGCGGCCCCAAGCCTTTCCTCTTCAGCCTGCCACAGCCTCTGGCAGGCCAGCAGACCCAGTTTGTGACAGTGTCCCAGCCCGGCCTGTCTACCTTTACTGCACAGCTGCCAGCGCCACAGCCCCTGGCCTCTTCGGCCGGCCACAGCACAGCCAGCGGGCAAGGCGAAAAAAAGCCTTATGAGTGCACTCTCTGCAACAAGACTTTCACCGCCAAACAGAACTACGTCAAGCACATGTTTGTACACACAG GTGAGAAGCCCCACCAATGCAGCATCTGTTGGCGCTCCTTCTCCTTAAAGGATTACCTTATCAAGCACATGGTGACACACACAGGCGTGAGGGCCTACCAGTGTAGCATCTGCAACAAGCGCTTCACCCAGAAGAGTTCTCTCAATGTGCACATGCGCCTCCACCGGGGCGAGAAGTCCTACGAGTGCTACATCTGCAAGAAGAAGTTCTCTCACAAGACCCTCCTGGAGCGACACGTGGCCCTGCACAGCGCCAGCAACGGGACCCCTCCCGCAGGCACACCTCCGGGTGCCCGTGCTGGGCCCCCAGGTGTAGTGGCCTGCACGGAGGGCACCACTTACGTCTGCTCCGTCTGCCCAGCAAAGTTTGACCAAATCGAGCAGTTCAACGACCACATGAGGATGCATGTGTCTGACGGATAA
- the ZBTB20 gene encoding zinc finger and BTB domain-containing protein 20 isoform X1, protein MLERKKPKTAENQKASEENEITQPGGSSAKPGLPCLNFEAVLSPDPALIHSTHSLTNSHAHTGSSDCDISCKGMTERIHSINLHNFSNSVLETLNEQRNRGHFCDVTVRIHGSMLRAHRCVLAAGSPFFQDKLLLGYSDIEIPSVVSVQSVQKLIDFMYSGVLRVSQSEALQILTAASILQIKTVIDECTRIVSQNVGDVFPGIQDSGQDTPRGTPESGTSGQSSDTESGYLQSHPQHSVDRIYSALYACSMQNGSGERSFYSGAVVSHHETALGLPRDHHMEDPSWITRIHERSQQMERYLSTTPETTHCRKQPRPVRIQTLVGNIHIKQEMEDDYDYYGQPRVQILERNESEECTEDTDQAEGTESEPKGESFDSGVSSSIGTEPDSVEQQFGPGVTRDGQAEPAQPEQATEAPAEGGPQQNQLETGASSPERSNEVEMDNTVITVSNSSDKSVLQQPAVNTSIGQPLPSTQLYLRQTETLTSNLRMPLTLTSNTQVIGTAGNTYLPALFTTQPAGSGPKPFLFSLPQPLAGQQTQFVTVSQPGLSTFTAQLPAPQPLASSAGHSTASGQGEKKPYECTLCNKTFTAKQNYVKHMFVHTGEKPHQCSICWRSFSLKDYLIKHMVTHTGVRAYQCSICNKRFTQKSSLNVHMRLHRGEKSYECYICKKKFSHKTLLERHVALHSASNGTPPAGTPPGARAGPPGVVACTEGTTYVCSVCPAKFDQIEQFNDHMRMHVSDG, encoded by the exons GTGACATCAGTTGCAAGGGGATGACCGAGCGCATTCACAGCATCAACCTTCACAACTTCAGCAATTCCGTGCTCGAGACCCTCAACGAGCAGCGCAACCGTGGCCACTTCTGTGACGTGACGGTGCGCATCCACGGGAGCATGCTGCGCGCGCACCGCTGCGTGCTGGCGGCCGGCAGCCCCTTTTTCCAGGACAAGCTGCTGCTGGGCTACAGCGACATTGAGATCCCGTCGGTGGTGTCTGTACAGTCGGTGCAAAAGCTCATTGACTTCATGTACAGCGGCGTGCTGCGCGTCTCGCAGTCGGAAGCTCTGCAGATCCTCACGGCCGCCAGCATCCTGCAGATCAAAACCGTCATCGATGAGTGCACGCGCATCGTGTCGCAGAACGTGGGCGATGTGTTCCCGGGGATCCAGGACTCGGGCCAGGACACGCCTCGGGGCACGCCCGAGTCGGGCACTTCGGGCCAGAGCAGCGACACGGAGTCGGGCTACCTGCAGAGCCACCCGCAGCACAGTGTGGACAGGATCTACTCGGCGCTCTATGCCTGCTCCATGCAGAACGGCAGCGGCGAGCGCTCCTTCTACAGCGGTGCCGTGGTCAGCCACCATGAGACTGCGCTTGGCCTGCCCCGAgaccaccacatggaagaccccagCTGGATCACCCGCATTCATGAGCGCTCGCAGCAGATGGAGCGCTACCTGTCCACCACCCCCGAGACCACGCACTGCCGCAAGCAGCCCCGGCCTGTGCGCATCCAGACCCTGGTGGGCAACATCCACATCAAGCAGGAGATGGAGGACGACTATGACTACTACGGGCAGCCAAGGGTGCAGATCCTGGAGCGCAACGAATCCGAAGAGTGCACAGAAGACACCGACCAGGCCGAGGGCACTGAAAGCGAGCCCAAAGGCGAAAGCTTCGACTCGGGCGTCAGCTCCTCCATTGGCACCGAACCCGACTCCGTAGAGCAGCAGTTTGGGCCCGGAGTCACACGGGATGGCCAGGCCGAGCCGGCCCAACCCGAGCAGGCCACCGAAGCCCCGGCCGAGGGCGGCCCACAGCAGAACCAGCTAGAAACTGGGGCCTCTTCTCCGGAGAGAAGCAACGAGGTGGAGATGGACAACACAGTCATCACAGTCAGCAACAGCTCAGACAAGAGCGTCCTGCAACAGCCTGCGGTCAACACATCCATTGGGCAGCCATTGCCAAGCACCCAGCTCTACTTACGCCAGACAGAAACCCTCACCAGCAACCTGAGGATGCCTCTGACCTTGACCAGCAACACACAGGTCATTGGCACAGCTGGCAACACCTACCTGCCGGCCCTCTTCACGACCCAGCCTGCGGGCAGCGGCCCCAAGCCTTTCCTCTTCAGCCTGCCACAGCCTCTGGCAGGCCAGCAGACCCAGTTTGTGACAGTGTCCCAGCCCGGCCTGTCTACCTTTACTGCACAGCTGCCAGCGCCACAGCCCCTGGCCTCTTCGGCCGGCCACAGCACAGCCAGCGGGCAAGGCGAAAAAAAGCCTTATGAGTGCACTCTCTGCAACAAGACTTTCACCGCCAAACAGAACTACGTCAAGCACATGTTTGTACACACAG GTGAGAAGCCCCACCAATGCAGCATCTGTTGGCGCTCCTTCTCCTTAAAGGATTACCTTATCAAGCACATGGTGACACACACAGGCGTGAGGGCCTACCAGTGTAGCATCTGCAACAAGCGCTTCACCCAGAAGAGTTCTCTCAATGTGCACATGCGCCTCCACCGGGGCGAGAAGTCCTACGAGTGCTACATCTGCAAGAAGAAGTTCTCTCACAAGACCCTCCTGGAGCGACACGTGGCCCTGCACAGCGCCAGCAACGGGACCCCTCCCGCAGGCACACCTCCGGGTGCCCGTGCTGGGCCCCCAGGTGTAGTGGCCTGCACGGAGGGCACCACTTACGTCTGCTCCGTCTGCCCAGCAAAGTTTGACCAAATCGAGCAGTTCAACGACCACATGAGGATGCATGTGTCTGACGGATAA